The Urbifossiella limnaea nucleotide sequence GTGCCGACCGTGACCAGCGTCGCCGCCGCGGGGAGCACCCGCGTCAACGCCTGGTGGTAGTCGGCGAGCGTGACGACGGCGCCGCGGAGGTTGTAGCTCTTGGCCCCCTGATACGGCCGCACCAGGCTGAGGATGAAGGCCTGGGCCACGTCGTCGACGTACTGGAAGTCGCTCCACCCGCCGAAGCTGATGGCGTAGGGTCGGCCGAGGAGCACGGCCTTGATCGCCTTGGTCGGCTCGCTGGTCATGCCGAGGTCGCGGCCGGGGCCGTACACGGTCCACGGGCGCAGGCCGACGCTGCTGATGCCGTGGTCCTGGAAGTAGATGCGAGCGTTCCCCTCGTTGCAGCACTTGAACACGCCGTAGTGCGTGCTCGGGATCAGTGGCGCGTCGTCGGGCTGGCTGCCGGCCGGGTACTTGTCGGGGCCGCCGAATACCGCTGCGGAGCTGGCGTAGACGAGCCGCTGCACCTGCGAGCCGGTCGCCTTGATGCCCTCGAACACGGCCAGCGTGCCGAGCACGTTCACCCTCGCGCCGAGCATCGGGTC carries:
- a CDS encoding NAD-dependent epimerase/dehydratase family protein, whose protein sequence is MRVLITGGYGFIGAWIARTLLARGDDVFVFDLKEDPRRFRLILSDADVAKCKFVPGDVTDLAALTAAIRTHGITHVIHLAGLQVPTCRVDPMLGARVNVLGTLAVFEGIKATGSQVQRLVYASSAAVFGGPDKYPAGSQPDDAPLIPSTHYGVFKCCNEGNARIYFQDHGISSVGLRPWTVYGPGRDLGMTSEPTKAIKAVLLGRPYAISFGGWSDFQYVDDVAQAFILSLVRPYQGAKSYNLRGAVVTLADYHQALTRVLPAAATLVTVGTSQIAIAYDLSDAGIERDLGPMPKTPLEDGIRATVDVFRRLQVEGRLDTSDLDAPKPPPVTTADEV